A window from Telopea speciosissima isolate NSW1024214 ecotype Mountain lineage chromosome 8, Tspe_v1, whole genome shotgun sequence encodes these proteins:
- the LOC122671967 gene encoding alcohol acyltransferase 9-like, with protein MADTNIQVKEAVLVTPSERTPTHVLALSAVDSQLFLRFTIEYLFVYRSRSVNDRSATRARLKAALSQALVPYYPLAGRVRAARPDGSHLEVVCRAEGAVFIEAVSDISATELELAPRYSTQWRNLLSFHVPDVIRGAPPLVVQLTWLPDDAAAVAVGISHCICDGIGSAEFLNAFADLATGRRGITDLKPKPVWNRHLLDPVIRTHHQPGCHPEFNPVQDLSGFVHRFSREPLTPTSFTFDRRALTQLKKLSLSTSRPSELELSYTSFEVLTAHVWRCWARALQLPGTQTLRLLFSVDIRNRVKPNLPEGYYGNGLVLGCAQAGAKELVENGLGWVAGLIRRAKERIGDEYVRRVVESVSGSRACPDSVGVLIVSQWSRLGLERVDLGMGKPVHVGPVCSDRYCLFLPVHERSDAVKVMVALPNSAVDKYEYFLTRTSSADWFRTN; from the coding sequence ATGGCAGACACGAACATACAAGTGAAAGAAGCAGTGCTGGTGACCCCTTCAGAGCGAACCCCGACCCATGTCCTCGCCCTCTCTGCTGTCGATTCCCAGCTCTTTCTCCGCTTCACCATCGAATACCTCTTTGTCTACCGCTCTCGCTCCGTCAATGACCGTTCTGCAACTAGAGCTCGTCTCAAAGCTGCACTCTCCCAAGCCCTTGTCCCTTACTACCCACTCGCCGGTCGAGTCAGGGCGGCTAGACCAGACGGTTCGCACCTAGAGGTTGTTTGTCGAGCCGAAGGTGCGGTCTTCATTGAGGCCGTCTCTGATATTTCAGCAACCGAGTTGGAACTCGCCCCGCGTTACTCTACTCAGTGGCGAAACTTACTGTCATTCCACGTGCCAGATGTTATTAGAGGGGCCCCACCTCTTGTTGTCCAGCTGACTTGGCTTCCTGACGATGCAGCGGCGGTTGCGGTAGGGATTAGCCATTGTATCTGCGACGGAATCGGTAGCGCCGAGTTCTTAAACGCATTTGCTGATTTAGCAACTGGTCGACGCGGGATTACTGATTTGAAACCCAAACCAGTCTGGAATCGTCACCTTCTCGATCCTGTCATTCGTACACACCACCAGCCGGGTTGCCACCCCGAATTCAACCCAGTCCAAGATCTCTCCGGGTTTGTTCACCGATTCTCCCGAGAACCGCTCACTCCGACATCCTTCACCTTCGACCGAAGAGCTCTAACGCAACTGAAGAAGCTCTCATTGTCCACGAGTCGACCCAGCGAGTTGGAGCTCTCGTACACATCGTTCGAGGTGTTAACCGCGCATGTTTGGAGATGTTGGGCTAGAGCTTTGCAACTGCCGGGGACACAAACGTTGAGGCTTCTCTTCAGCGTCGACATTCGGAACAGAGTGAAACCCAATCTCCCCGAAGGATACTACGGTAACGGGCTCGTTCTCGGTTGCGCGCAGGCCGGAGCAAAGGAGCTGGTGGAgaatgggttgggttgggtggcGGGGTTGATCAGGAGGGCCAAGGAGAGGATAGGTGATGAGTACGTGAGAAGAGTAGTGGAATCTGTGAGCGGGTCTAGGGCGTGCCCTGACTCGGTGGGGGTGTTGATAGTGTCGCAGTGGTCAAGGTTGGGACTGGAGAGAGTTGACTTGGGGATGGGAAAACCCGTTCATGTGGGTCCAGTTTGTAGTGATAGGTATTGTCTGTTCTTGCCAGTTCACGAGCGGAGCGATGCCGTGAAGGTGATGGTGGCGCTACCCAATAGCGCCGTTGACAAGTACGAATACTTCCTGACCAGAACTTCCTCTGCTGACTGGTTCCGTACAAATTGA